One region of Wyeomyia smithii strain HCP4-BCI-WySm-NY-G18 chromosome 3, ASM2978416v1, whole genome shotgun sequence genomic DNA includes:
- the LOC129727900 gene encoding serine protease gd-like, giving the protein MKRSAELLLLALHVLNFYPVKAQHEQQSPCKDVFTYQLDPVTGQIYGYIEVRDIHVGQEAQLRVDLSIPTQLPPNNVGSITLIKSETETFNDILRGYPAQYRVNFPLQHYIPSVLSISLNGHILCTGYRTQGRIMTIINLEHNLRIRLAGQNVPFAPNSVPYKRPDQTTQVHYQPKPAFPEPIVPAPSPPQIRTTTPRPRPVVIQPQTTSLPVQFSTASNGASSNRVCGKPAKSSFSKLSFNGQVAGKGQFPWAVPLFERIDDADPEYLCGSTIITRKHLITAASCVYKTKSLMKPDQIFAIPGLYNLDDAADENAAGIDAIIPHSDYVPEGNLGDTNIAVLRLRRNLQFSDYILPVCLWDGENGLQQIVGEDGIMVGWGVTETGPTTVPTFVKQTIVEPRQCIESWSRIFSSSARVFCGDGSGSAPCFGDAGSALVMRKDNRFYLRGILSTTQVDTNTLKCDVTKYALYTDIADFPFWLNDVAN; this is encoded by the exons ATGAAGCGATCAGCTGAACTGCTGCTGCTAGCACTTCATGTGCTGAACTTCTATCCAGTAAAAGCTCAACATGAACAACAGTCACCCTGTAAGGATGTTTTCACTTATCAACTGGATCCCGTAACCGGGCAAATATATGGTTACATCGAAGTTCGAGACATCCACGTCGGTCAAGAGGCACAACTACGCGTCGATCTGTCCATCCCAACCCAACTACCACCG AACAATGTTGGCTCTATCACACTGATAAAATCCGAAACGGAAACATTTAATGACATCCTCCGGGGATATCCCGCTCAGTATCGTGTAAACTTCCCCTTGCAACATTACATTCCATCGGTACTCTCCATTTCCCTCAATGGACATATACTTTGTACCGGGTACCGCACCCAAGGCCGCATCATGACCATAATAAATCTCGAACATAATTTGCGCATTCGGTTAGCTGGCCAAAATGTACCATTTGCTCCCAACAGCGTTCCGTACAAACGGCCAGATCAAACAACGCAAGTTCACTATCAACCGAAACCAGCGTTTCCAGAACCAATCGTTCCTGCGCCATCCCCACCGCAGATCCGAACGACTACACCGAGACCACGCCCTGTCGTCATACAGCCTCAAACAACAAGTCTACCTGTGCAATTTTCCACCGCTTCTAACGGGGCATCGTCGAATCG CGTATGCGGTAAACCAGCGAAGTCTTCCTTCAGCAAACTATCGTTTAACGGCCAAGTGGCGGGGAAAGGACAATTTCCTTGGGCGGTGCCACTATTCGAACGTATTGATGACGCAGATCCGGAGTACTTATGTGGCAGCACAATCATCACCAGAAAACATTTGATCACTGCAGCATCATGCGTATACAAAACTAAGAGCCTGATGAAGCCAGACCAGATTTTTGCAATACCCGGATTGTATAATCTGGATGATGCAGCAGATGAAAATGCCGCTGGAATTGATGCCATCATTCCACACTCTGATTACGTACCGGAAGGGAATCTCGGAGACACGAACATCGCTGTGCTGCGTTTGAGAAGAAACTTACAATTTTCCGACTACATTCTACCAGTTTGCCTCTGGGACGGTGAGAATGGTTTGCAGCAAATTGTTGGCGAAGACGGTATTATGGTGGGCTGGGGTGTTACCGAAACCGGACCAACAACGGTGCCAACTTTTGTCAAACAAACGATCGTTGAACCGAGGCAATGCATCGAGAGTTGGTCACGTATTTTCTCCAGCAGTGCGCGAGTTTTCTGCGGAGATGGAAGCGGATCCGCTCCATGCTTTGGCGATGCCGGTAGTGCCCTGGTAATGAGGAAAGATAACCGCTTCTATCTTCGCGGAATTCTTTCCACCACACAGGTGGATACTAATACTCTCAAATGTGACGTGACAAAATATGCGCTTTACACCGATATTGCTGACTTCCCGTTCTGGCTGAACGATGTCGCCAACTAG
- the LOC129729169 gene encoding uncharacterized protein LOC129729169, translating into MAQEEAYPDERNILKLTQGTPENRHPTVSKSSPIYKTWPYMDEQGILRMRGRIGAAKYAPFEAKYPVILPKRQLVTALVTDFYHRQYRHANRETVVNEMRQRFEVANLRALVRKVANNCAFCKIAKAIPSAPPMAPHSEERLEPFVRPFTYVGVDYFGPVLVRVGRSQMTCFQGANKQLQEEIATLNDVMATTFTNARTAWKFNPPAAPHMGGVWERLVKSVKVAVGSALDTRRKPDDETLKTIIYEAEALVNSRPLTYMPLESAEQESLTPNHFLLGSSTGNKIQPAADVNGYAALRSSWKLAQYITGEFWRRWIREYLPVITRRCKWFENVKELEEGDLALVVNGTGRNQWIRGRVDRVLPGRDGRVRQALVRTATGVLRRPAVKLAVLDVGDQCKPAGPSGDSEHQGLRAGVCNDQAPRYGGAVDKRRRGADQVASISRRTERSVKNPKT; encoded by the coding sequence ATGGCACAAGAAGAGGCATATCCAGATGAGCGCAATATATTGAAGTTGACTCAAGGAACCCCGGAAAATCGTCATCCTACCGTGTCGAAGTCCAGTCCCATCTATAAAACCTGGCCGTACATGGATGAACAGGGCATTCTTCGGATGCGGGGTCGTATCGGGGCTGCGAAATATGCACCTTTCGAAGCGAAGTACCCTGTCATCCTTCCAAAACGTCAGCTTGTAACAGCACTCGTCACGGACTTCTACCACCGCCAATATCGGCACGCCAATCGCGAGACAGTGGTGAACGAAATGCGGCAGCGTTTTGAGGTGGCTAACCTTCGAGCTCTTGTTAGGAAAGTTGCTAACAACTGTGCGTTCTGCAAGATCGCCAAGGCCATTCCATCAGCACCACCAATGGCACCCCATTCCGAAGAAAGATTAGAACCATTCGTCCGCCCTTTCACGTACGTGGGGGTGGACTATTTCGGGCCGGTGCTGGTCAGAGTAGGGCGCAGCCAGATGACCTGTTTCCAAGGGGCGAACAAGCAGCTTCAGGAGGAGATCGCAACATTGAACGATGTAATGGCAACCACCTTCACGAACGCAAGAACCGCTTGGAAATTTAACCCTCCCGCAGCTCCACACATGGGCGGAGTGTGGGAGCGCCTCGTCAAATCAGTAAAAGTAGCAGTTGGCTCAGCGTTGGACACTCGGCGAAAGCCGGACGACGAGACTTTGAAGACCATCATCTACGAAGCCGAGGCACTGGTCAACTCCAGGCCACTAACCTACATGCCTCTGGAATCAGCGGAACAAGAGTCCCTGACTCCAAACCACTTCCTACTAGGAAGTTCCACGGGTAACAAAATTCAGCCGGCAGCAGACGTCAATGGCTATGCAGCTCTACGCAGTAGCTGGAAGCTAGCCCAGTACATCACCGGGGAGTTCTGGAGGAGATGGATCCGCGAATACCTGCCTGTTATAACACGCAGATGTAAGTGGTTCGAGAACGTCAAAGAACTGGAGGAGGGAGATCTCGCTCTAGTAGTCAATGGAACTGGGCGCAATCAATGGATTCGTGGACGTGTGGACAGGGTCCTTCCCGGCCGAGATGGCAGAGTTCGCCAGGCTCTAGTACGGACAGCGACTGGAGTTCTACGGCGACCCGCCGTTAAATTAGCGGTGTTGGACGTTGGAGATCAGTGCAAACCAGCGGGGCCTTCGGGAGATTCAGAACACCAAGGTTTACGGGCGGGGGTATGTAACGACCAAGCCCCTCGTTACGGCGGCGCCGTCGATAAACGTCGACGTGGCGCTGATCAAGTCGCCTCAATCAGTCGACGGACGGAACGAAGTGTCAAAAACCCGAAGACCTAA
- the LOC129727397 gene encoding serine protease gd-like, whose translation MKRLAGFLILVLNVVEFYLVKAQYPQSPCSDVFSYQVDPTTNQMYGYIAIRDVHFGQTVKLRVDLSIADHIAQNNVGSITLVKSREETANDILRGYSAQYRVNFPQSHVLPTVLSISVNGQTLCSGYRAQGRVITTINLEHTLYTRLEAQNGPIGSFDRFDPFDSNSFSHERPYEPTRINVRPQPAFPQLTVSRPNPWTTGITRPQWQTSPPQIRTTTPRPRPVVIQPQTTRPPVQFSTPSNIMASSDRVCGKPVKSFLSKLSFNGQVSEKGQFPWAVPLFDRINGADPKYLCGSTIITRKHLITAAVCVFESGKLFRTDQIVSMPGLYNLDIIDEHARIAEADAIIPHPDYVPEGELSDSNVAVLRLKKNLEFSDYILPICPWDGENDLQKIVAQDGIMVGWGVTETGPPTVATFVKQTIVEPRQCSESLSRVFSSSARVFCGDGRGSAPCMGDSGSSLVLKKGSRYYLRGILSNAQVDPDTLKCDVTRYAIYIDIAYFRFWLNTVIS comes from the exons ATGAAGCGACTAGCTGGATTTCTGATACTAGTACTCAATGTGGTGGAGTTCTATTTAGTAAAAGCACAATATCCACAGTCACCCTGTTCGGATGTTTTCAGTTATCAAGTGGATCCCACAACTAATCAAATGTATGGTTACATCGCAATCCGTGACGTCCACTTCGGCCAAACAGTAAAACTACGCGTCGATTTGTCCATCGCAGACCACATAGCACAG AACAACGTTGGCTCTATCACACTGGTGAAATCCCGCGAGGAAACTGCCAATGACATTCTCCGAGGATATTCCGCTCAGTATCGCGTGAACTTCCCCCAGTCGCACGTTCTTCCAACGGTACTCTCCATTTCCGTCAATGGGCAGACACTTTGTTCCGGGTATCGCGCGCAAGGTCGCGTCATCACCACAATAAACCTCGAACATACTTTGTACACTCGGTTAGAAGCTCAAAATGGACCAATTGGTTCATTTGATCGGTTTGATCCATTTGATTCAAACAGCTTCTCTCATGAACGGCCATATGAACCAACCAGGATAAATGTCCGACCGCAACCCGCTTTTCCACAATTAACCGTTTCGAGGCCCAACCCTTGGACCACGGGGATAACACGCCCGCAGTGGCAGACATCACCACCACAGATCCGAACGACTACACCGAGGCCACGTCCTGTCGTCATACAACCTCAAACAACACGTCCGCCTGTGCAATTCTCTACCCCTTCTAACATCATGGCATCATCGGATCG CGTATGCGGCAAACCGGTGAAGTCTTTCCTCAGCAAGCTCTCCTTCAACGGTCAAGTGTCGGAGAAAGGACAATTTCCTTGGGCAGTGCCATTATTCGATCGTATTAATGGCGCAGATCCGAAGTACTTATGTGGCAGCACAATCATCACCAGAAAACATTTGATCACGGCAGCCGTATGTGTATTCGAAAGTGGGAAGCTGTTCAGGACAGACCAAATTGTTTCAATGCCCGGACTGTATAATTTGGACATCATAGACGAACATGCCAGAATCGCCGAGGCTGATGCTATCATTCCACACCCTGATTATGTACCGGAGGGGGAATTAAGTGACTCCAATGTCGCTGTGCTACGTTTGAAGAAAAACTTAGAATTTTCCGACTACATCCTTCCCATTTGCCCCTGGGACGGCGAAAACGACTTACAGAAAATTGTTGCCCAAGACGGCATCATGGTGGGCTGGGGTGTAACCGAAACCGGACCACCGACTGTGGCCACTTTTGTCAAACAAACGATCGTTGAACCACGCCAATGCAGCGAAAGTTTATCTCGAGTATTCTCAAGCAGTGCACGAGTTTTCTGCGGAGATGGACGTGGATCCGCTCCGTGCATGGGTGACTCGGGTAGTTCCCTGGTATTGAAAAAGGGATCACGCTACTACCTTCGCGGGATTCTTTCAAACGCACAAGTGGATCCTGATACGCTCAAATGTGACGTGACAAGATATGCGATTTACATCGATATTGCTTACTTCCGGTTTTGGCTTAACACTGTCATCAGCTAG